cattcgccacacgccctgctcgcacacaccgccaaagatagtccttagcacccaccgttcgaaaatggtgagtacaagactcgtacccgtagaggactaccggacgtatcaaggtgcggtaaatcgtacatttcttgtgttgttggagtctttctggatcgcaggagtttgtggagtcagtagtaggcacgattcccctgaacaatgtgccttcagatttcgctgcttacgttgttgtccgaagttacgatcgtaccaaggtagcagaactcctctaccacctcgagatcgtcgccgtcaactgatactctgcttccgagtcgagctctatcacggtcagagcctccggcaagcaggtattttgtcttcgtcgcattgatgctcaatccaattctactGGCGCGTTTCAATCGgttgtacgcctcgcacaccgcctcAGTTGTctgtccgatgatgtcgatgtcatccgcgaagccaaggaattggagagatcgggtgaaaatcgtgccctgGATGTCGAaacccgcgcttcgcatgacaccctccagagcgatgttgaacaacaaacaggagagtccgtcagcttgcctcagaccccggtgagattcgaacaattccgacagcatgctcgaaactctcaccttgcactgcaccccgtccccgtggcctttagcagccgtaccagcttcccagggaatccgtactgctgcatggtgttccacaggtcggtccgatctatggtatcgtaggccgctttgaagtcaatgaacaggtggtgcgtagggatctggtgctcccggcctatttggaggatctgccgtagagtgaagatttggtcgatTTGTTCACATATTATATGGATAGTGAATTTCGAGTTACCGAGTTACCTAGCTAGTTACTAATTCACACTCCCAATATTGAAGAATCCTTACATGCAAGACATTATATGTGTTGGTGAACGTAGATTTCTTGACAACAACACAGGTATAAACGGTTAGATATGTGACGAAACCATCTATTTCTATGAATATTAGTTACATAAAAAGTGATAGGGCATGTAAGACATTGACAAAGCTTAGACACAAGATGACTATCCAGCTGTAAAGTGTCATTTGTAAGAAaattttatgtgatttcttCCGAAAAGGTATAAGTAGGTAGTTTCTGCAAAACACAAATCATTATTCAAACGCACGCATGCagtactgactatccagctaggCTTAGAATTAAGTTAAAGaagtcagaaatttctgacCTGTATCCCAAGTTGTAGTGCTCACTTGGACCCTCTTGTGATATTGGGATTAAGACAATCAGTgagattaattttaaaaaaaatccgatcATTGTACTGACGTTTGTTCCAACACAAAATAGACATGTAAAAACCTATGCAACCGAAAACATCcattataaaaaatgtattttagtGAACTGGCGCGTAACGAATAACAAATCTCCTGCAGCTGGTGTGTTATTTCTTCGCACAAACTGCTTTAGCGGGAAGATCGCACTGGGCGGTTTTGCTGTTCCATAGATAGTTGGTCGGGCAACTCATCAGGATTGGTTGCAATCCAATGCAGATGTAGTACTGGCTGCAGTCGTTGTAGTTTGGGTAAAAAATGTCACTGCCATAACAGTCTAAAGAGAGGAATTAATAGGCTTTTTAGTTGGGATTATCTATTGTCGCATACGCTTGCCATTTCCTTACCCGGTGTGCTTGATATCGTCGTTGTTTCTGCGGATGGCGTCGACGTTTCCGGTGCTGCTGGATTCGGCAGATTGGTGCAGTCGGTGTTTTCGGGGAAGTCGCATTGGTTGGTAGCCGTGTTCCAGTAAACGCCATGACCACAGCTGTGCAAGATCAGCTTGCCGTAGGCGCAAATATAGTAACTCTCGCAGGCAGACGGATGGGCGATGAAGCTGAACTCTTCCGGTGTGCAGAATGGGTATGGATTCATGGGTGGATAGAAGGTTGGGGCGGTGGTTATCATCGGTCGCGGTGTAGTGGTTGGACGAATCGTCGGAACAGAAGTCACCACCACTGGCGTTCTTGATGTTGGTGCCGCCGTAGGAGCAGTGGGAATGTACGGTGGTTGTGTTGTTGGCGGTGCAGTGGGAGCAGTAGGCACGTTGGGGTatcctgttgttgttgttggtggaggTGTCGGAGCAGTCGGAATGGCACTGGGGAAAGCTATAGGCGGTTTAAAGGATGTCGTGCTGAAAGGTGTTTGAACAGTCGGAATGGAAGGAGGGGTAGAGGAGGGCGCAACAACAATCGACGATGGAGGCAACGAAGGTGTTTGTCCACATTTGACGAACGCAGCCCAGTTACAAACCATCGCGTAAGGGTCAAACAGTGTGCCGAAGGCGCAGTGTTGAATTTTCTGTACATTGTATTCGCAAACGATGTATGCAGCACAGTCGTCGGTAACGGGCAACTTCTGCCCATTTGGCATTGCTAGACAAATCTGTAAGAATGTATAATTTGCTAATAGGCAACGAGCTTCTTAGATAATGATAAACTATTACTTACATTATCCGAAATAAATCTTGCCGATGCAGAGCCGACAAAGAGCCCAATAAGGGCTATCAGGCCAAGGGCTAATAGGTATCGTTGAAGCGGGACCAGCAACAGCATGTAACAATCAagtgggagaaaaaaatcttcgtTAGTTCAAATCCGGTATATAACTACACATCTTAAGTAAATACGTGTTTCATAGTGTACCTTGCATTTTAACGCCTTCTTCCGAACGAGACAGTTTTTCTACTATTGAATGTGGGATTCGGTGCTTAACTAAACACAACGACCAATTTCTGTCGCCCACTACAAGGGAGGTATATTTATACGTTTAAGCGATTGAATGATACCCGTTGAAACGTAACTCATGTTTTGGGTACTTGTTGTTTCGGATGTTTTCTATATCTTAATGACCATCATGAGTTTCGAGGGCTCGAGACGAGATAGAACAGTGAGTCAAACCGCGAAAGGAGAAAGAAACAGAATTAAAACGATCTCTCTTTTCAGTTGTGtgggggaatttttttttatcaaatttttgcTGTTGAACTGCTGGATGACAAAGATATTTAACACCAAACTTAACAAATAGGATAGTAGTCATGTGATGAACAAATGTACAAAGTTAGTACAATGATAGCTATTTGCTTCTTACGTGGCCGATATGAACCTTATTCGGAACGAAGATAGTAACGAATAAAATGATGTGTCGTTGAGAAGGGTACGGTTTGTTCGATACTTGTTCATCCCAATCAAAACCGGAATTCCATAGGTTCTGCATCATCATTTTGCAAGTTCATCATGCACGTCGGCCAGTAGCCCTTAATtaagtttaaaatttctagCAAAAAATCACTTGATCGTGGATTTGGTATACTTCTTGCTGTTTATGCGCTTTCAAATAAAGTTTATCGATAACAATGATAATAATTACAATCTTTACCTAGTTTTCGCTTTAATGGCATCACAGTACgcaatattatttttctctaaatatttttagttcttcaaatatttatgaaatgGCAACTTATTTAATAGGTAGTAACGAACGATCCTAAAGCATGCAGGGCATATTCATTTTTTAACAAGGCAACCACTTCGCTCGAGCATTTAAGTGGTATCTAGaaataatgtaaaaagaaaaaaaacattgccgTTTAAATGATATTCGTAAATATCAGGTGATCTCGCAAACGTGAAGGACAAAGCGAAATTATGTTTCGTATACAAAGCCAAGCAGTTGATAAACATACCGTTAAGGCAGCGTCCATGAATTAATTGAATTGTTTCGACCATCACCCCccacagtattttttttttttttattcataagggacggcctggccgtattgcttacaataaacttaaaattagtatactcctt
This genomic window from Anopheles maculipalpis chromosome 2RL, idAnoMacuDA_375_x, whole genome shotgun sequence contains:
- the LOC126567366 gene encoding probable chitinase 10, with protein sequence MLLLVPLQRYLLALGLIALIGLFVGSASARFISDNICLAMPNGQKLPVTDDCAAYIVCEYNVQKIQHCAFGTLFDPYAMVCNWAAFVKCGQTPSLPPSSIVVAPSSTPPSIPTVQTPFSTTSFKPPIAFPSAIPTAPTPPPTTTTGYPNVPTAPTAPPTTQPPYIPTAPTAAPTSRTPVVVTSVPTIRPTTTPRPMITTAPTFYPPMNPYPFCTPEEFSFIAHPSACESYYICAYGKLILHSCGHGVYWNTATNQCDFPENTDCTNLPNPAAPETSTPSAETTTISSTPDCYGSDIFYPNYNDCSQYYICIGLQPILMSCPTNYLWNSKTAQCDLPAKAVCAKK